One window from the genome of Sesamum indicum cultivar Zhongzhi No. 13 linkage group LG15, S_indicum_v1.0, whole genome shotgun sequence encodes:
- the LOC105177723 gene encoding BEL1-like homeodomain protein 4 produces MDMGIATPTLLPSVTSHSKGHNSLQYLDKQNFSNSMSQDYHQSIFSFSNGFERSQQEQQQQHIAQQIRRDKLRVQGFQPPVPPLVGIEGEESGELPVYETAGMLSEMFNFPSGVAATATELLENQILQSYRNPRGTPPSGGASTADWFPHRQGMVVGGANLGDSKNQTVVNDTASHPHHQQQQHQISSINADSAAAMQLFLMNPQQQRSPSPSPSHPPPSTSSTLHMLLPNPSSSSTLQAFQNPSAGAFGQFTWVPNSGNENNPNEIPGVVEGQGLSLSLSSSLQHLEAAKAEELRMGEGGMLFFGQGGGSTPPQYQFKNFGGSGGGALHLQGGGVSHNHQLHVGLGSSLGTVNMLRNSKYAKAAQELLEEFCSVGRGQFKKNKFGKQNNNNGNPSSNPSAGATSGGGAGGGNSSSSSKDNPPLSAADRLEHQRRKVKLLSMLDEVDRRYNHYCEQMQMVVNSFDMVMGFGAAVPYTCLAQKAMSRHFRCLKDAIAAQLKHSCELLGEKDAGTSGVTKGETPRLRILEQSLRQQRAFHQMGMMDQEAWRPQRGLPERSVNILRAWLFEHFLHPYPSDADKHLLARQTGLSRNQVSNWFINARVRLWKPMVEEMYQQEAKDEAASTEQDRDQSSTSAQTPTLNANPPATTTTTATSATAITPSPAKRSEINAPENDPSFVAINNNQCFSDNQPKLHHHSTANVSLPPAPAVAQSFSVVHPSNDGIHESTLIRFGTNAGDVSLTLGLRHAGNLPEKSPFSVRDFGGC; encoded by the exons ATGGACATGGGAATAGCAACACCGACACTACTCCCTTCTGTTACCTCTCATTCCAAAGGTCACAATTCTCTTCAATATCTAGACAAGCAAAATTTCTCGAATTCTATGTCCCAAGATTATCATCAGAGTATTTTCAGTTTCTCGAATGGCTTCGAGAGATCACAACAAgaacagcagcagcaacacATAGCGCAGCAGATCCGACGGGATAAACTGAGGGTTCAAGGTTTCCAGCCACCAGTCCCGCCGTTAGTCGGTATTGAAGGAGAAGAATCCGGTGAACTTCCGGTTTATGAGACTGCTGGTATGTTGTCAGAGATGTTTAATTTTCCATCCGGTGTAGCCGCCACCGCCACCGAATTGCTTGAGAACCAGATACTGCAGAGTTACCGGAATCCCAGGGGTACGCCGCCCAGTGGAGGGGCCTCCACTGCGGATTGGTTTCCACACAGGCAAGGGATGGTTGTGGGGGGTGCTAATTTGGGGGATTCCAAGAATCAGACTGTAGTCAATGACACCGCTtctcatcctcatcatcaacagcagcagcatcaGATTTCAAGCATTAATGCGGATTCAGCAGCAGCCATGCAGCTTTTTCTCATGAACCCGCAACAGCAAAGGTCGCCTTCTCCATCTCCTTCACATCCTCCTCCGTCCACTTCCTCTACACTCCATATGCTGCTTCCAAAcccctcttcttcttccactcTCCAAGCTTTCCAAAATCCATCCGCCGGGGCTTTTGGCCAATTCACATGGGTTCCCAATAGCGGCAATGAAAACAACCCTAATGAAATTCCAGGAGTTGTGGAAGGTCAAGGGCTTTCTCTATCATTGTCCTCTTCATTGCAGCACCTGGAGGCGGCCAAGGCTGAGGAATTGAGAATGGGAGAAGGTGGAATGTTGTTCTTTGGGCAAGGCGGAGGGTCAACTCCACCGCAGTATCAGTTCAAGAATTTTGGTGGCAGCGGCGGAGGAGCTTTGCATTTGCAAGGCGGAGGAGTTAGCCATAACCACCAGTTGCATGTGGGTCTTGGTTCTTCCTTAGGAACGGTAAATATGCTTCGCAATTCTAAGTATGCTAAGGCTGCCCAAGAGTTGTTGGAAGAGTTTTGTAGTGTTGGTAGGGGTCagttcaagaaaaacaaattcgGGAAGCAGAATAATAACAACGGAAACCCTAGTTCAAACCCAAGTGCCGGCGCCACCAGTGGCGGCGGCGCCGGCGGTGGaaattcttcatcttcttcgaAAGATAATCCTCCTTTATCAGCTGCTGACAGGCTTGAACATCAGAGAAGAAAGGTCAAACTATTATCTATGCTTGACGAG GTGGACCGAAGGTACAACCATTACTGCGAGCAAATGCAAATGGTGGTGAATTCATTTGACATGGTGATGGGGTTCGGCGCGGCGGTGCCATACACTTGTTTGGCACAAAAGGCAATGTCCCGTCATTTCCGGTGCCTGAAAGACGCCATTGCCGCCCAGCTGAAGCACAGCTGCGAGCTGCTGGGAGAAAAAGACGCCGGCACATCGGGGGTGACGAAAGGCGAAACGCCGAGGCTTAGAATCCTGGAGCAAAGCCTCAGGCAGCAAAGAGCATTTCATCAAATGGGGATGATGGATCAAGAAGCATGGAGACCTCAAAGGGGATTGCCGGAACGATCTGTCAACATTTTGAGGGCTTGGCTTTTTGAGCATTTTCTGCACCC GTACCCAAGCGATGCAGATAAGCATCTGTTGGCCCGACAGACTGGTCTATCAAGAAACCAG GTTTCAAACTGGTTCATTAATGCCAGGGTACGTTTGTGGAAACCCATGGTCGAGGAAATGTACCAGCAAGAAGCCAAAGACGAGGCTGCATCCACTGAACAAGACCGGGACCAAAGCAGCACCAGTGCACAAACTCCAACGCTTAATGCCAATCCCCctgccaccaccaccaccaccgccacgTCCGCCACCGCAATTACTCCCTCGCCAGCCAAAAGATCCGAAATCAATGCCCCCGAAAACGACCCTTCATTCGTCGCAATTAATAACAACCAATGCTTCTCGGACAACCAACCCAAGCTGCACCACCACTCGACCGCCAATGTTTCCCTGCCGCCTGCCCCCGCCGTCGCGCAATCTTTTTCGGTCGTCCATCCTTCAAATGATGGTATCCATGAATCGACGCTGATAAGGTTTGGTACGAATGCCGGTGACGTTTCACTCACTCTGGGGCTACGTCACGCCGGAAATTTGCCGGAGAAGAGTCCCTTCTCAGTAAGAGACTTCGGGGGCTGTTAA
- the LOC105177721 gene encoding BTB/POZ domain-containing protein At3g50780 yields the protein MAEVKLRRVEQGDTKIKSVPIAVTPEGFWCCPSPVVFQKTIKTQVPPDKPKSSPMNQNTSVQRKQTSVTERKPGTSSRTGPVPGDQRTHSSDAPVLDAALINIETPRLKVENVPRKVTIEFGEPGTSDLKVILLGKQGVAVKLSVHRSILVENSSFFANKILSQQPFFPCIEIDDCEDVEVYVETVGLMYCKELKQQLIKQNVSRVLCILKVAEELGFTTCVRTCLDYLEAVPWVGEEEEEKVVSSVLRLKGETIRVKPVLKRVSSEIPKPPKDTLSHILELVLKSNEERGRREMKSVVLKLLRENNNLSFSGSADLCNETIYASCRSSLASLLSLFRKAAESNFADKSTDTIEPVVKSMALEADNLLWLLDILADRQAADEFAVLWASQQELASHHTKLPIVSRHHVSKITARLFVGIGRGQLLPCRDTRHLLLQTWLQALIDDYSWLQHGCRSFDRKVVEEGIGRTILTLPLEDQQSILLSWLGIFLKTGDNCPNLQRAFEVWWRRTFIRPYVEPVSLQQPSGSTTPKAEEQ from the exons ATGGCTGAAGTTAAACTTAGAAGAGTGGAGCAGGGcgataccaaaattaaaagtgttCCAATTGCTGTGACCCCAGAAGGATTTTGGTGTTGTCCATCTCCCGTTGTTTTTCAAAAGACAATCAAGACACAAGTTCCTCCAGACAAGCCCAAATCATCTCCTATGAACCAAAATACTTCAGTTCAGAGGAAACAAACCTCAGTAACCGAGAGAAAGCCAGGGACTTCGTCAAGGACAGGTCCTGTTCCTGGTGATCAAAGAACCCATAGTTCTGATGCACCTGTTCTTGATGCTGCATTGATAAATATTGAGACACCTCGGCTAAAGGTTGAGAATGTGCCTAGGAAGGTAACAATTGAGTTTGGTGAACCAGGAACAAGTGATCTGAAGGTAATTTTGCTTGGAAAGCAAGGAGTTGCTGTCAAACTGAGTGTCCATAGGAGTATACTAGTGGAAAACAGCAGTTTCTTtgccaacaaaatattgaGCCAGCAGCCGTTTTTCCCCTGTATTGAAATTGATGACTGCGAGGATGTTGAGGTATATGTCGAAACTGTTGGACTGATGTACTGCAAAGAACTGAAGCAACAGTTAATCAAGCAAAACGTATCGCGTGTGCTATGCATCCTCAAG GTTGCTGAAGAGCTTGGTTTTACAACTTGCGTCCGAACGTGCTTGGACTACTTGGAAGCAGTACCTTGGGTtggggaagaggaagaagagaaagtgGTTTCCTCAGTCTTGCGTCTCAAAGGTGAGACCATTAGAGTCAAACCGGTACTAAAACGAGTGTCTTCTGAAATTCCAAAACCACCTAAAGACACCCTTTCTCATATACTGGAGCTGGTGCTCAAGAGCAACGAGGAAAGAGGGAGGCGTGAGATGAAATCCGTTGTACTGAAACTCCTCAGGGAAAATAACAATCTTAGCTTTTCAGGCTCAGCCGACTTGTGCAATGAAACAATCTACGCATCCTGCAGAAGTTCCCTGGCTTCTTTATTGTCTCTGTTCAGAAAAGCTGCTGAATCAAATTTTGCTGATAAATCCACAGATACAATAGAACCAGTGGTGAAATCCATGGCTCTGGAAGCTGACAACCTCTTATGGTTACTGGATATTTTAGCCGACCGGCAAGCAGCAGATGAATTTGCTGTGCTTTGGGCTAGTCAACAGGAATTGGCTTCACATCACACGAAACTTCCTATCGTATCTCGCCACCATGTGAGCAAAATTACTGCAAGGCTATTTGTTGGAATAGGACGAGGGCAGCTCCTTCCGTGCAGGGATACACGTCATTTATTGCTACAAACATGGCTACAGGCATTAATTGATGACTACAGCTGGTTACAACATGGCTGCAGATCATTTGACCGGAAGGTCGTGGAGGAAGGAATAGGCAGGACCATCCTCACGCTGCCTTTAGAGGACCAGCAGAGCATTTTGCTTTCTTGGTTGGGGATTTTTCTCAAGACTGGTGACAACTGCCCGAATCTTCAGAGAGCATTCGAGGTCTGGTGGAGGAGAACATTCATTAGACCATATGTGGAACCCGTGAGTCTCCAGCAGCCGAGTGGCTCGACGACACCAAAGGCGGAAGAGCAATAG
- the LOC105177720 gene encoding histone-lysine N-methyltransferase SUVR5 has product MEVLACSGARHARESDCPEQGSETAFKHDEKSDCVQDAEQVRTDLKVDDLTLDIGESHEVREEGGQFICDGFPASEGGSNGDTYYEFDVDGQNLSCYSHDSEDDNLDKRDHFAEAGLALEGSHLVLGTIESGLPNNSQEGSSHSEIKGLERDEPQAVWVKWRGKWQSGIRCARADWPLPTLKAKPTHDRKQYLVIFFPRTRNYSWADVLLVRPINEFPQPIAYKTHKVGVKMVKDLTLARRFIIQKLAVSMLNILDQLNREALVETAREVMVLKDFAMEASRCKDYSDLGRMLLKLQDMILQRCLTSDWLHQSMHSWKQRCQDANSAECIEMLKEELADSILWNEVSLLSSEAAQADLGSDWKSWKHEVMKWFSVSHPISTAVGSDQPMNDSPLTMGLQMTRKRPKLEIRRADTHASSSHQSVPVETDSTFFNGYDVVNTALLDSETLKKESPVEDAVPVGSSGCVANKWNDIVVEAGNLEVMKSKDVDQTPASDITQKSSGLENHNRQCMAFIEAKGRQCVRYANEGDVYCCVHLASRFVGNSAKAEMAPVDSPMCGGTTVLGTKCKHRALIGFSFCKKHRPQDGRKMIAPVNKLKRKHDENSMYSEKTPAKFVLTREDEIPACVDPLLDVGKGIIQDSSMNDKPEQPQQALGSNDMVQCVGSWPQGGEEPCLESPKRHSLYCEKHIPSWLKRARNGKSRIVSKEVFVELLKSCEIREQKLQLHHACELFYRLFKSILSLRNPVPKEVQFQWAIAEASKDIKVGEFLMKLVCSEKERLKKLWGFGDGQNLQASSTIEELIPVLVQTSNDSDQENVIKCKICSEKFLDDQALGTHWMDSHKKEAQWLFRGYVCAICLDSFTNKKVLEAHVQERHHVQFVEQCMLLQCIPCGSHFGNPDELWLHVLSIHPSSLRLSSAAQQLDGSSQQKVEPDKSASIEHTKSDSQSVNRRYICRFCGLKFDLLPDLGRHHQAAHMGQNSTGPRLTKKGIQFYAHKLKSGRLTRPRFKKGLNSASYKIRNRSVQNLKKRIQASNSIGPVDIMVQSAVPEADSLGRLADSQCSAIANILMSEIKKTKPRPSNSEILSIASSACCKASLQASLEVKYGILPERVYLKAAKLCSEHNISVEWHQEGFICPKGCTPSVRSPILSLLVPLPNYSFKVRSSVPSHLMNSEWTMDECHCVIDSRHFSMDLSEKNIILCDDISFGQESVPIACVVDENXXXXXXEYSFPWESFTYITKPLLDQSLVLESESLQLGCACAHLTCCSEACDHVYLFDNDYEDAKDIYGKPMNGRFPYDERGRIVLEEGYLVYECNQRCCCSRACRNRVLQNGVQVKLEIFKTERKGWAVRARETILRGTFVCEYIGEVIDEKEANERRNRYGKEGCRYFYEIDAHINDMSRLIEGQVPYVIDATNYGNISRYINHSCSPNLVNHQVLVESMDSQLAHIGFYASRDIALGEELTYDFRYKLLPGEGCQCLCGAPSCKGRLY; this is encoded by the exons ATGGAAGTCCTTGCATGTTCTGGTGCTCGTCATGCTCGCGAATCTGATTGTCCTGAACAGGGATCAGAAACAGCTTTTAAACACGATGAAAAATCTGATTGCGTTCAAGATGCTGAACAAGTTAGGACTGATCTCAAAGTTGACGACTTGACACTTGATATTGGAGAGTCTCATGAAGTAAGAGAGGAGGGAGGTCAATTTATTTGTGATGGTTTCCCTGCTTCAGAAGGCGGCTCTAATGGGGATACATACTATGAATTTGATGTTGATGGTCAAAATCTGTCTTGTTACTCCCATGATTCTGAAGATGACAACTTAGACAAAAGGGATCATTTTGCAGAAGCTGGTCTTGCATTAGAAGGTTCTCACTTAGTCTTGGGTACAATTGAAAGTGGACTGCCAAACAACAGCCAAGAGGGTTCATCCCATTCCGAGATCAAAGGCCTAGAAAGAGATGAGCCTCAAGCAGTTTGGGTAAAG TGGAGAGGGAAGTGGCAATCAGGGATCAGATGTGCAAGGGCTGACTGGCCATTACCAACTTTAAAAGCAAAGCCAACTCATGACAGGAAACAATAtcttgtgatattttttcccCGAACGAGAAATTATTCTTGGGCAGATGTGCTACTAGTTCGTCCAATCAATGAATTTCCGCAGCCTATTGCATATAAGACGCACAAAGTTGGTGTGAAGATGGTGAAAGATTTGACTCTTGCTCGTCGCTTTATCATTCAGAAGCTTGCTGTGAGCATGCTaaatattcttgatcaatTGAACCGCGAG GCTTTGGTGGAGACTGCTCGTGAAGTGATGGTTTTGAAGGATTTTGCAATGGAGGCTTCCCGCTGTAAAGATTATTCTGATCTTGGGAGGATGCTTTTGAAACTTCAAGAT ATGATTCTGCAGCGCTGCCTAACTTCAGATTGGCTTCACCAGTCAATGCATTCTTGGAAGCAACGATGTCAGGATGCCAATAGTGCTGAATGCATAGAAATGCTTAAAGAG GAATTGGCTGACTCTATCTTATGGAATGAGGTAAGCTTACTATCGAGTGAAGCAGCACAGGCGGACCTAGGATCTGATTGGAAGAGTTGGAAACATGAGGTTATGAAATGGTTCTCAGTTTCTCATCCAATATCCACTGCTGTAGGCTCGGACCAGCCTATGAATGATAGCCCATTGACCATGGGACTTCAGATGACCAGGAAAAGGCCTAAGCTTGAGATTCGCCGTGCTGATACGCATGCCTCTAGTTCGCATCAGTCTGTTCCTGTTGAAACTGACTCAACATTTTTTAATGGATATGATGTTGTAAACACTGCATTGCTGGATTCTGAAACTCTGAAAAAAGAGAGTCCCGTTGAGGATGCTGTCCCAGTGGGATCTTCTGGTTGTGTAGCTAATAAATGGAATGATATAGTCGTTGAGGCTGGAAATTTGGAGGTTATGAAGAGTAAAGATGTGGACCAGACTCCTGCGAGCGATATTACTCAGAAGTCTTCAGGATTGGAAAATCATAATCGACAATGCATGGCTTTTATTGAAGCTAAAGGAAGGCAGTGTGTGAGATATGCTAATGAAGGAGATGTCTACTGCTGTGTGCATTTGGCCTCTCGTTTCGTTGGAAATTCTGCAAAAGCTGAAATGGCTCCTGTTGACTCACCAATGTGTGGAGGTACCACGGTTCTTGGCACTAAATGCAAGCATAGAGCCTTAATTGGGTTTTCTTTCTGCAAGAAGCACAGGCCCCAAGATGGAAGAAAAATGATTGCTCCTGTTAATAAACTTAAACGGAAACATGATGAAAATAGTATGTATTCGGAGAAAACTCCTGCAAAATTTGTACTCACTAGAGAAGATGAAATTCCTGCCTGTGTAGATCCACTGTTGGATGTGGGAAAAGGTATCATACAAGATAGCAGCATGAATGATAAGCCTGAGCAGCCTCAGCAAGCTCTCGGCAGCAATGACATGGTGCAGTGCGTAGGTTCATGGCCCCAGGGTGGTGAAGAACCCTGTCTTGAGAGTCCAAAGAGGCATTCACTGTACTGCGAGAAACATATACCAAGCTGGCTTAAACGTGCAAGAAATGGCAAGAGTAGGATAGTGTCCAAGGAAGTGTTCGTAGAGCTTCTTAAAAGTTGCGAGATAAGGGAGCAAAAATTGCAGTTACACCACGCATGTGAACTCTTTTACAGGCTGTTCAAAAGCATATTATCTTTGAGAAACCCAGTACCTAAGGAAGTACAATTTCAGTGGGCCATTGCTGAAGCTTCCAAAGATATTAAAGTAGGggaatttttaatgaaattagtATGTAGTGAAAAAGAGAGGCTGAAGAAGCTCTGGGGCTTTGGAGATGGTCAAAACTTGCAAGCTTCATCAACAATTGAAGAATTAATTCCGGTATTGGTACAGACATCTAATGACAGTGATCAAGAAAATGTCATCAAGTGCAAAATATGTTCAGAAAAGTTTCTTGATGACCAAGCACTTGGAACACACTGGATGGATAGCCATAAGAAAGAAGCTCAATGGCTATTTAGGGGCTATGTCTGTGCAATCTGCCTGGACTCTTTTACTAATAAGAAGGTATTGGAAGCTCATGTGCAGGAGAGGCACCATGTGCAGTTTGTTGAGCAATGCATGCTTTTACAGTGTATTCCTTGTGGCAGTCATTTTGGGAATCCAGATGAGTTGTGGTTGCATGTGCTCTCAATTCATCCTTCCAGTTTAAGGTTGTCAAGTGCTGCTCAACAGTTAGATGGAAGTTCACAGCAGAAAGTAGAGCCAGATAAGTCAGCTTCTATAGAGCATACAAAATCTGACAGTCAGTCAGTTAATAGGAGATATATTTGCAGGTTTTGTggcttaaaatttgatttgctACCTGATCTTGGCCGTCATCATCAAGCTGCTCATATGGGCCAAAATTCCACTGGTCCTCGCCTGACTAAGAAGGGAATTCAATTTTATGCCCATAAGCTGAAATCAGGTAGACTAACTCGTCCACGGTTTAAAAAGGGTTTGAATTCAGCATCATATAAGATTAGGAATAGAAGTGtgcaaaatttgaagaaacGGATCCAGGCGTCAAATTCTATTGGACCAGTGGATATCATGGTTCAATCAGCTGTGCCTGAGGCTGATAGTCTTGGTAGATTGGCAGACTCTCAATGCTCAGCTATTGCAAATATATTGAtgtcagaaattaaaaaaacaaaaccaaggCCAAGTAATTCcgaaattttatcaattgcGAGCTCAGCTTGCTGTAAGGCAAGTCTACAAGCCTCATTGGAGGTTAAGTACGGAATCCTTCCAGAAAGGGTGTACCTCAAAGCTGCCAAACTATGCAGTGAGCATAATATTTCAGTTGAATGGCACCAAGAGGGTTTTATTTGTCCTAAAGGGTGCACACCAAGTGTAAGGTCACCAATTTTGTCTCTGCTAGTACCCTTACCGAATTATTCGTTTAAGGTCAGATCTTCGGTTCCATCACATCTCATGAACTCAGAATGGACAATGGACGAATGTCACTGTGTTATTGATTCCCGACACTTTTCCATGGATCTCTcggagaaaaatattattttatgtgatgacATAAGTTTTGGACAGGAGTCGGTGCCCATAGCTTGTGTGGTGGATGAAAATCNNNNNNNNNNNNNNN TTGAGTACTCCTTTCCATGGGAAAGCTTTACTTACATTACAAAGCCATTGCTTGATCAATCCCTTGTTCTTGAATCAGAG AGTTTGCAATTGGGGTGTGCTTGTGCCCATTTGACGTGCTGTTCTGAAGCATGTGATCATGTGTATCTTTTTGACAATGATTACGAAGATGCTAAAGATATTTATGGAAAGCCCATGAATGGAAGGTTTCCCTATGATGAGAGAGGTCGAATAGTATTGGAG GAAGGTTATCTAGTTTACGAGTGTAATCAGAGGTGCTGCTGCAGTAGAGCTTGTCGAAACAGGGTTTTGCAAAATGGAGTGCAAGTGAagttagaaatatttaaaacagaaagaaag GGATGGGCAGTGAGGGCTAGGGAAACAATTCTTCGTGGCACCTTTGTGTGCGAGTATATTGGAGAGGTCATTGATGAAAAGGAAGCAAATGAGAGACGCAATAG GTATGGTAAAGAAGGTTGCAGATATTTTTATGAGATTGACGCCCATATCAATGACATGAGCAGATTGATTGAAGGGCAGGTTCCATATGTAATTGATGCCACCAATTACGGAAACATTTCACGTTACATTAACCACAG CTGCTCGCCAAACCTTGTGAATCATCAAGTTCTGGTCGAAAGCATGGATAGTCAACTTGCACACATTGGCTTCTATGCCAGCCGCGAT ATAGCTTTGGGGGAAGAATTGACATATGATTTCCGGTACAAGCTATTGCCTGGAGAAGGATGCCAATGTTTATGTGGAGCTCCCAGTTGCAAGGGGAGGCTTTATTAG